One window of Paenibacillus albicereus genomic DNA carries:
- a CDS encoding HesB/YadR/YfhF family protein, translating to MRLVVEPEAARWYKRELGLDDGEQLRVFVRLGGCGSVQPGLSLGIMKDESRSPGLREEREGLVFFMEEDQLWYLDAKELHLVYDEAEREAVIEVRDARMKGGAE from the coding sequence ATGAGACTGGTCGTAGAGCCGGAAGCGGCTCGCTGGTATAAGCGGGAGCTGGGCCTGGATGATGGGGAGCAGCTGCGCGTCTTCGTGCGGCTCGGAGGCTGCGGAAGCGTGCAGCCGGGGCTGTCGCTCGGCATCATGAAGGACGAGTCGCGTTCACCGGGCCTTCGGGAGGAGCGGGAAGGGCTCGTGTTCTTCATGGAGGAGGACCAGCTGTGGTATCTCGACGCCAAGGAGCTTCATCTCGTCTACGACGAGGCGGAGCGCGAAGCGGTGATCGAGGTGCGGGACGCTCGGATGAAAGGAGGAGCCGAATGA
- a CDS encoding glycoside hydrolase family 3 N-terminal domain-containing protein, with amino-acid sequence MKPSIPSPQQRRSGAGSARPPEERRGKAKRWLSALTAATLAAGMLPAYASAAPEASSLPAYFNPALTPEKRAEDLLARMTVEEKVGQMVQAERASVTPEDVRTYHLGSVLSGGGSFPGGKQADSTLEKWTELYESYQNGALSTRLGIPLLYGVDAVHGHNNVKGATLFPHNIGLAAAGDVKLAEQVGEAAATEIRATGVNWTFAPALAVVQDIRWGRTYEGFGDDPALAARLGAAYIKGLQGEKPEQLADREHVVATAKHFVGEGYTAGGVNQGNVTAYSEEEIWQREKSVYEAAVQAGVGTVMASYHSIQGLKMHANKRLLQDKLKGELGFKGFVISDYNAIDQITRDSSGAAVSGLKAQVRTAVNAGVDMIMEPDKWKQVYTELKALAEEGAVPMSRIDDAVTRILTVKFRSGVFEQPYADRDMQQAFGSEASRAVAREAVSRSLVLLKNDFVRGADGGEAPILSLLPTMKNLLVAGKNASDIGRQSGGWSITWQGSSGAITPGTTILEGLQAAAKATGAAVTFNEHGRGAAGKDAAIVVLGEKPYAEGSGDASSLDLDVEDQATLDNIRAADPDLPIVLVLVSGRPMTVTKQLDQVQGLVAAWLPGTEGAGVADVLLGSREFEGKLPIRWPFELSAYAKPDPGAEAFLFQTGYGLQKSQATPQLPEAPQPETPENPGYLQIEAESFVAQSGIQTEKTQDAGGGDNIGYIDDGDWTEYEVELEGGLYDVEVRYASWGDSSGLRIVDGNKQASATIPLPRINSYQDWGSAAAKDVELPGGPCKQKLRLSFLGGSLNLNWVKLTRTGDAPAPTAVACTEEPGNPGTPIEPEVVQEDAVQSWISRERDPGNIRWYYAPRWQEGDKKLDPQAPLDVVKPNEAKGEVIELDADTAYQSIFGIGSSMEESTVGNLMKMSPEKRHELLVQLFDKEQGAGMSLVRVTIGTADFTGQPFYSYNDLPPGETDPELKKFSIQKDRDLGIISTLKEIQAINPDVKFFGSPWSAPGWMKTTGSMIKGEVMEPYLPVYADYLVKFVQAYGDEGIPIEMLTMQNEPLLEIEYPSTKMSWQQQGRLAALLRTKLDAAGFGGVKILTFDHNPGDTMAYPAQLLRDPAAYEAVDGTAFHDYGGELSEMTRLKELFPEKNVYLTERAVWGTQGADRIAQYFRNWARSYNSWVVMLDSDIRAHQWTGVPDPTPVIQDSADRDRYWLAPETYLMAQFSKFVLPGYERIDSNYGSKDTVTNVAFRSPDGKTIVAVIVNQTASDQPVKLLSDGTQISAVVPAKSVATYRWTRPELGRTAPGRFAAASFDQAEGSYAADAATGVVDGLNADPAQGQAAFDYGVNVRKAGRYTLDLSYAGQPADASVTVKAGGATAAHVPVTRDTYGEYAAVRVRLDLPAGNQQLRLEAAGTGYRLRELRLQPAAGETALPQRVEAEAASSTAHALLLEAPAGASKDAVSLHGGSELNIRIAAPETGLYQLQYRYRTESEAGATVAWSVYGGSPIRSDALLASSEWTTASGTIQLSQGSQQLRLTAADGPLALDWVQLGPVLQVKNNPRLIAVPGTASADDYAAMSGFKPGAGGSADGRQLGESDAGDWADYRLSVPEAGRYTVTLELQSQSGGIGAFRLKLGETVLATYDVPQIYNNWVAVRKTIDLPAGEQTLRLAANASGFNVGSLAIEPFRLQAAGADGALQLEAESYFDGDRNAIETNRSAGTANVGYTNAGNKLHYGVDVPQAGRYKVTYRYATQQPGVSAALLADGQAVGTASLPSTGGWGNYREASGIVALAAGPQQLSVLIQGDGFNLDWLRLAPTDEEPVAELRRADIAKATLKAGKYAKPQAVTLAGGTTDAAVYYTLDGSLPTAESGKRADGPILVEGTAVIRAIAVKDGMDASYVSAFTYVTGPADPQPSTNPSASPQPSESPGSSPTPSAGPTATPMPTYGPIATPAPSASPSAAPTASPGGNLTSGVPKLDVPSGIASVTVSRAELDQAGAAGGNITINVPSAAGASGYAVILPAEALRSGASRLELRLPNGTLLLPAGWLKGAELAGDDVRLTLAEADRSGLAAAQQAASAGLPVYRIGLESGGKPVVPAASHPAARVSVPAKLDGKMIPASHRIGVRLLDASRSIPVPSGRYAAGAVAGSGSMEFDVRASGTYAAVFSATEFRDLTKHAWALRAIEALAARGIVQGVDEQRFQPAAELRRGDLLLLLVRAFEFSADGEASFRDIPAGAYYEEAARIAKLLGLAQGREDGRFDPLAPVSRQELMTLIARAASLAGEPLEQAPLSSLSAFRDSGSVAPYAADSAAALVQAGIVGGDSGALKPQGTASRAETAAMLHRLLGRIG; translated from the coding sequence ATGAAACCGAGTATTCCTTCTCCGCAGCAGCGCCGATCCGGAGCCGGCAGCGCCAGGCCGCCGGAAGAAAGAAGAGGCAAGGCGAAGCGCTGGCTGTCGGCGCTTACGGCGGCGACGCTGGCAGCGGGAATGCTGCCGGCGTATGCGTCGGCGGCTCCGGAAGCGAGCTCGCTTCCGGCCTATTTCAACCCGGCGCTGACACCGGAGAAGCGCGCCGAGGATCTGCTCGCCCGCATGACGGTCGAGGAGAAGGTCGGCCAGATGGTGCAGGCGGAGCGCGCCTCGGTGACGCCGGAGGACGTGCGCACGTACCATCTCGGCTCCGTGCTGAGCGGCGGCGGTTCGTTCCCGGGCGGCAAGCAGGCCGACAGCACGCTGGAGAAGTGGACGGAGCTGTACGAGAGCTACCAGAACGGCGCGCTGTCGACGCGTCTGGGCATTCCGCTGCTCTACGGCGTGGATGCGGTGCATGGCCATAACAACGTCAAGGGAGCGACGCTGTTTCCGCATAACATCGGATTGGCGGCGGCGGGCGACGTCAAGCTGGCCGAGCAGGTCGGCGAAGCGGCCGCGACTGAGATTCGCGCGACAGGCGTCAACTGGACGTTCGCGCCGGCGCTCGCCGTCGTGCAGGATATCCGCTGGGGCCGCACCTACGAAGGCTTCGGCGATGATCCGGCGCTTGCCGCCCGGCTTGGAGCGGCTTACATCAAGGGGCTGCAGGGCGAGAAGCCGGAGCAGCTTGCCGACCGGGAGCATGTCGTCGCCACCGCCAAGCATTTTGTGGGGGAAGGCTACACGGCAGGCGGCGTCAACCAAGGCAACGTCACCGCTTACAGCGAGGAAGAAATCTGGCAGCGGGAGAAGTCGGTCTATGAAGCGGCCGTCCAAGCCGGCGTCGGCACCGTCATGGCTTCCTACCACAGCATCCAAGGGCTCAAGATGCATGCCAACAAGCGGCTGCTGCAGGACAAGCTCAAGGGCGAGCTTGGCTTCAAGGGCTTCGTCATCTCCGACTACAACGCCATCGACCAGATTACGCGGGATTCCTCGGGAGCAGCGGTCAGCGGGCTGAAGGCCCAGGTGCGCACGGCCGTGAACGCCGGCGTCGACATGATTATGGAGCCGGATAAATGGAAGCAGGTCTACACGGAACTGAAAGCGCTTGCCGAAGAAGGCGCCGTGCCGATGTCCCGCATCGACGACGCCGTCACGCGCATTTTGACGGTGAAGTTCCGCTCCGGCGTGTTCGAGCAGCCTTACGCCGACCGCGACATGCAGCAGGCGTTCGGCTCGGAGGCGAGCCGCGCCGTGGCGCGCGAGGCGGTGTCGCGCTCGCTCGTCCTGCTCAAGAACGATTTCGTACGCGGGGCGGACGGGGGCGAGGCGCCGATCCTGTCGCTGCTCCCGACAATGAAGAACCTGCTCGTCGCCGGCAAGAACGCCAGCGACATCGGCCGCCAGTCCGGCGGCTGGTCGATTACCTGGCAGGGTTCGTCGGGCGCGATCACGCCCGGCACGACGATCCTCGAGGGGCTGCAGGCGGCGGCCAAGGCAACCGGAGCGGCCGTCACGTTCAATGAGCACGGACGCGGCGCTGCCGGCAAGGACGCCGCCATCGTCGTGCTCGGCGAGAAGCCGTATGCGGAGGGTAGCGGGGACGCCTCCAGCCTCGACCTGGACGTGGAAGACCAGGCGACGCTGGACAACATCCGTGCGGCCGATCCGGATCTTCCGATCGTGCTCGTCCTCGTCAGCGGACGTCCGATGACGGTCACGAAGCAGCTGGACCAGGTGCAGGGCTTGGTCGCAGCCTGGCTGCCCGGCACGGAAGGCGCGGGCGTAGCCGATGTGCTGCTCGGCTCGCGCGAGTTCGAGGGCAAGCTGCCGATCCGCTGGCCGTTCGAGCTGAGCGCGTACGCCAAGCCCGATCCGGGAGCGGAAGCGTTTCTTTTCCAAACCGGATATGGTCTCCAAAAATCTCAAGCTACGCCGCAGCTGCCGGAAGCTCCGCAGCCGGAGACGCCGGAAAATCCGGGCTACCTGCAGATCGAGGCGGAATCGTTCGTCGCCCAGTCCGGCATCCAGACGGAGAAGACGCAGGATGCGGGCGGCGGCGACAACATCGGCTACATCGACGATGGCGACTGGACCGAGTATGAGGTCGAGCTGGAAGGCGGCCTGTATGACGTCGAGGTCCGCTACGCCAGCTGGGGAGACAGCTCCGGCCTTCGGATCGTCGACGGCAACAAGCAGGCGAGCGCGACGATTCCGCTGCCGCGCATCAACAGCTACCAGGACTGGGGCTCGGCTGCGGCCAAGGATGTCGAGCTGCCGGGGGGACCCTGCAAGCAGAAGCTGCGCCTCTCGTTCCTCGGCGGCAGCCTCAACCTCAACTGGGTGAAGCTGACCCGCACCGGCGACGCGCCGGCGCCGACGGCCGTGGCTTGCACGGAGGAGCCGGGCAACCCGGGCACGCCGATCGAGCCGGAAGTCGTGCAGGAGGACGCCGTGCAGAGCTGGATCAGCCGCGAGCGCGATCCGGGCAACATCCGCTGGTACTACGCTCCGCGCTGGCAGGAAGGCGACAAGAAGCTGGACCCCCAGGCTCCGCTTGACGTCGTGAAGCCCAACGAAGCGAAGGGCGAGGTCATCGAGCTGGACGCGGACACCGCTTACCAGTCCATTTTCGGCATCGGCTCCTCCATGGAGGAATCGACGGTCGGCAATCTGATGAAGATGTCTCCGGAAAAGCGGCATGAGCTGCTCGTCCAGCTGTTCGACAAGGAGCAGGGAGCCGGCATGAGCCTCGTGCGCGTCACGATCGGCACGGCGGACTTCACGGGCCAGCCGTTCTATTCCTACAATGACCTGCCGCCGGGCGAGACCGACCCTGAGCTCAAGAAGTTCTCGATCCAGAAGGACCGCGATCTCGGCATCATCTCCACGCTCAAGGAGATTCAGGCGATCAACCCCGACGTCAAGTTCTTCGGCTCGCCGTGGAGCGCGCCGGGCTGGATGAAGACGACGGGCAGCATGATCAAGGGCGAGGTGATGGAGCCTTACCTGCCGGTCTATGCCGATTATCTGGTGAAATTCGTGCAGGCGTATGGCGACGAAGGCATTCCGATCGAGATGCTGACGATGCAGAACGAGCCGCTGCTCGAGATCGAGTATCCGAGCACCAAGATGAGCTGGCAGCAGCAGGGCCGTCTGGCCGCGCTGCTGCGGACGAAGCTCGACGCCGCCGGCTTCGGCGGAGTGAAGATCCTGACCTTCGACCACAACCCGGGCGACACGATGGCGTATCCGGCGCAGCTGCTGCGCGATCCGGCCGCCTACGAGGCCGTCGACGGCACCGCTTTCCACGACTATGGCGGAGAGCTGAGCGAGATGACCCGGCTCAAGGAGCTGTTCCCGGAAAAGAACGTCTACCTGACGGAGCGCGCCGTATGGGGCACGCAGGGAGCGGACCGCATCGCGCAGTACTTCCGCAACTGGGCGCGCAGCTACAACTCGTGGGTCGTCATGCTCGACAGCGACATCCGCGCCCACCAGTGGACGGGCGTGCCGGATCCGACGCCGGTCATCCAGGACTCCGCGGACCGCGACCGCTACTGGCTCGCGCCGGAGACGTACCTGATGGCGCAGTTCTCCAAGTTCGTCCTGCCGGGCTATGAGCGCATCGACAGCAATTACGGCAGCAAGGACACCGTCACGAACGTCGCCTTCCGCAGTCCGGACGGCAAGACGATCGTCGCGGTGATCGTCAACCAGACGGCGTCCGACCAGCCGGTCAAGCTGCTCAGCGACGGCACGCAGATCAGCGCGGTCGTGCCGGCCAAGTCCGTCGCCACCTACCGCTGGACCCGTCCGGAGCTGGGCCGCACCGCCCCGGGCCGCTTCGCGGCCGCGAGCTTCGACCAGGCCGAAGGGTCGTACGCCGCCGATGCGGCGACGGGCGTCGTCGACGGCCTGAACGCCGACCCGGCGCAAGGCCAGGCCGCCTTCGACTACGGCGTGAACGTGCGCAAGGCCGGGCGCTACACGCTCGACCTGAGCTACGCGGGCCAGCCTGCGGACGCCTCGGTCACGGTGAAGGCTGGCGGCGCGACGGCTGCCCATGTGCCGGTGACGCGGGACACGTACGGCGAATATGCCGCCGTCCGCGTCCGGCTTGACCTGCCGGCCGGGAACCAGCAGCTGCGCCTCGAAGCCGCAGGCACCGGCTACCGGCTGCGCGAGCTGCGCCTGCAGCCAGCGGCGGGCGAGACGGCGCTGCCGCAGCGCGTCGAGGCCGAAGCGGCCTCCAGCACGGCGCATGCGCTGCTGCTCGAGGCTCCGGCAGGCGCATCCAAGGACGCGGTCAGCCTGCACGGCGGCAGCGAGCTGAATATCCGCATCGCCGCCCCGGAAACCGGCCTGTACCAGCTGCAGTACCGTTATCGTACGGAGTCCGAGGCCGGCGCCACGGTAGCCTGGTCTGTCTACGGCGGCAGCCCGATCCGGAGCGACGCGCTGCTCGCCTCGTCCGAGTGGACGACGGCATCGGGCACGATCCAGCTGAGCCAGGGTTCCCAGCAGCTGCGGCTGACCGCGGCGGATGGGCCGCTCGCGCTGGATTGGGTGCAGCTCGGTCCGGTGCTTCAGGTGAAGAACAACCCTCGCCTCATCGCCGTGCCGGGAACGGCCTCCGCCGATGACTACGCCGCGATGTCCGGCTTCAAGCCGGGAGCCGGCGGATCGGCCGACGGCCGCCAGCTCGGGGAGTCGGATGCGGGAGACTGGGCGGACTATCGCTTGTCCGTGCCGGAGGCCGGACGCTATACGGTGACGCTGGAGCTCCAGTCGCAAAGCGGCGGCATCGGCGCGTTCCGCCTGAAGCTCGGCGAAACCGTGCTGGCGACGTACGACGTGCCGCAGATTTACAACAACTGGGTTGCGGTGCGCAAGACGATCGATCTGCCGGCGGGCGAGCAGACGCTCCGTCTCGCCGCGAACGCCAGCGGCTTCAACGTCGGCTCGCTGGCGATCGAGCCGTTCCGCCTCCAGGCGGCGGGAGCGGACGGAGCGCTGCAGCTCGAGGCGGAGAGCTACTTCGACGGCGACCGCAACGCCATTGAGACGAACCGCAGCGCCGGCACCGCCAATGTCGGCTACACCAATGCGGGCAACAAGCTTCATTATGGAGTGGACGTGCCGCAGGCCGGACGCTACAAAGTCACGTACCGCTATGCGACGCAGCAGCCGGGCGTATCCGCGGCGCTGCTCGCGGACGGCCAAGCCGTCGGCACGGCATCGCTTCCGTCCACCGGCGGCTGGGGCAATTACCGCGAGGCATCGGGCATCGTCGCCCTCGCGGCCGGACCGCAGCAGCTGTCGGTGCTGATTCAGGGCGACGGCTTCAACCTCGACTGGCTGCGCCTCGCGCCGACGGACGAGGAGCCGGTCGCCGAGCTGAGGCGGGCGGATATCGCCAAAGCCACGCTCAAAGCCGGCAAGTATGCCAAGCCGCAAGCGGTGACGCTGGCCGGCGGAACGACGGATGCCGCCGTCTACTACACGCTGGACGGCAGCCTGCCGACCGCCGAAAGCGGCAAGCGCGCCGACGGTCCGATTCTCGTGGAGGGCACGGCCGTCATCCGCGCGATCGCCGTCAAGGACGGCATGGACGCCAGCTACGTGTCCGCATTCACTTATGTGACCGGCCCGGCCGATCCGCAGCCGAGCACGAATCCGAGCGCATCGCCACAACCGAGCGAGTCGCCGGGCTCGTCGCCGACGCCGAGCGCCGGCCCTACGGCCACGCCGATGCCGACCTATGGTCCGATCGCGACGCCTGCGCCAAGCGCGTCTCCAAGCGCCGCGCCGACCGCGTCTCCCGGAGGCAATCTGACCTCCGGCGTGCCGAAGCTCGACGTTCCGTCCGGCATCGCCTCCGTCACGGTCAGCCGGGCCGAGCTCGACCAGGCCGGGGCAGCGGGCGGCAACATCACGATCAACGTCCCATCCGCCGCAGGGGCGTCAGGCTACGCGGTCATCTTGCCGGCCGAAGCGCTGCGCAGCGGCGCCTCCCGCCTGGAGCTTCGCTTGCCGAACGGCACGCTGCTGCTGCCGGCCGGCTGGCTCAAGGGCGCGGAGCTTGCCGGAGACGACGTCCGCCTGACGCTGGCGGAAGCGGACCGCAGCGGCCTCGCCGCGGCGCAGCAAGCCGCCTCCGCAGGCCTCCCGGTCTACCGCATCGGCCTGGAAAGCGGCGGCAAGCCGGTCGTGCCGGCCGCCTCGCATCCTGCGGCACGCGTCTCCGTGCCGGCCAAGCTGGACGGCAAGATGATCCCCGCCTCCCACCGCATCGGAGTGCGGCTGCTGGACGCCAGCCGGTCCATCCCGGTTCCGAGCGGCCGCTACGCCGCCGGGGCCGTCGCCGGCAGCGGCAGCATGGAATTCGATGTCCGGGCGTCCGGAACGTATGCGGCCGTCTTCTCCGCGACCGAGTTCCGCGACCTGACTAAGCACGCCTGGGCGCTGCGGGCGATCGAAGCGCTGGCTGCCCGCGGCATCGTCCAGGGCGTGGACGAGCAGCGCTTCCAGCCGGCGGCTGAACTCCGCCGCGGCGATCTGCTGCTGCTGCTCGTGCGCGCGTTCGAGTTCTCCGCCGACGGAGAGGCATCCTTCCGCGACATCCCGGCGGGAGCCTACTATGAGGAGGCGGCGCGCATCGCCAAGCTTCTGGGGCTGGCCCAAGGACGCGAGGACGGACGCTTCGATCCGCTCGCTCCCGTCAGCCGCCAGGAGCTGATGACGCTCATCGCCCGCGCGGCCTCCCTGGCCGGAGAGCCGCTTGAGCAGGCTCCGCTCTCCAGCCTGTCGGCCTTCCGCGACAGCGGCTCCGTCGCTCCGTACGCGGCCGATAGCGCGGCGGCTCTCGTCCAGGCCGGCATCGTCGGCGGCGACAGCGGCGCGCTGAAGCCGCAAGGCACGGCCAGCCGCGCGGAGACGGCGGCGATGCTCCATCGCCTGCTCGGCCGCATCGGCTGA
- a CDS encoding N-acetylmuramoyl-L-alanine amidase → MIRRLTLPLLALLLALPFWSAEAATAAGKSYKVGTNSLAVREDADSGSALKGYLKQGTTVQVTEEKYGWAKLSGGGLKGWAAAHFLVAASGSASSSGSGASVTTASTSKDSGWKSISGSGVRLRSGPGTGYGILGSVTTGDRVKVLKQEGGWTRVTTESGQTAWMSSQYIGGSVAVSSGSGLGPTAGSSRGSLQGKLIAIDPGHGGNDPGMIGTTHGTEEKDLTLSTSQLLAEELRSLGARVVLTRVKDGEKPALAERVRTAAAAAADAFVSVHYNSAKNQASGTLVFYYSKSKDAPLAHAVEERLQGLSLRSNGIAFGDYHVLRENRLPAVLLELGFLSNATDEKETRTASYQKAAARAIAEGLQDYFARKSS, encoded by the coding sequence ATGATTCGCAGGCTGACGCTGCCGTTGCTGGCGCTGCTGCTCGCGCTTCCGTTCTGGAGCGCGGAAGCGGCGACGGCGGCCGGCAAGAGCTACAAGGTCGGCACGAATTCGCTTGCCGTGCGCGAGGATGCCGACAGCGGCTCCGCTTTGAAGGGGTATTTGAAGCAGGGAACGACGGTGCAGGTGACGGAGGAGAAGTACGGTTGGGCGAAGCTGAGCGGCGGCGGGCTGAAGGGCTGGGCGGCCGCGCATTTTCTGGTGGCGGCTTCCGGCTCCGCCAGCTCGTCTGGCTCCGGCGCGTCCGTAACGACGGCTTCCACATCCAAGGACAGCGGCTGGAAATCGATCTCCGGCAGCGGCGTGCGGCTGCGGAGCGGCCCGGGAACGGGCTATGGCATCCTCGGCAGCGTGACGACCGGCGATCGCGTCAAGGTCCTGAAGCAAGAGGGCGGCTGGACCCGCGTCACGACCGAGAGCGGCCAGACGGCCTGGATGAGCAGCCAGTACATCGGAGGCAGCGTCGCGGTCAGCTCCGGCAGCGGGCTCGGTCCGACGGCGGGTTCTTCCCGCGGCAGCCTTCAAGGCAAGCTCATCGCCATCGACCCGGGGCACGGAGGCAACGACCCAGGCATGATCGGCACGACGCATGGCACCGAGGAGAAGGACCTTACGCTCAGCACGTCCCAGCTGCTGGCCGAGGAGCTCCGCTCGCTCGGCGCGCGCGTCGTCCTGACGCGCGTCAAGGACGGCGAGAAGCCGGCGCTGGCCGAACGGGTCCGTACGGCAGCCGCAGCGGCGGCCGACGCGTTCGTGAGCGTGCATTACAATTCCGCCAAGAACCAGGCGTCGGGCACGCTGGTGTTCTATTATTCCAAGAGCAAGGACGCTCCGCTCGCTCATGCGGTGGAGGAGCGGCTGCAAGGATTGAGCCTCCGCAGCAACGGTATCGCTTTCGGCGATTATCACGTGCTGCGGGAGAACCGCTTGCCGGCCGTCCTGCTGGAGCTCGGCTTCCTCAGCAACGCCACGGACGAAAAGGAGACCCGTACGGCTTCCTACCAAAAGGCCGCGGCCAGGGCGATCGCCGAGGGGCTGCAGGATTATTTCGCCCGCAAGTCCAGCTGA
- a CDS encoding sigma-70 family RNA polymerase sigma factor, with protein sequence MDAERHRLRRIASACLPGEHDVLEAVQETVCRAWLKRRELSHPDHMGTWLVRILLRVCADELKRSRRQPARAETSELLERHSQEAGPQTDEVQEAALRLDLAAVVDSLEPPYRDVVRMKYHRDMTLAEIARALEKPPGTVKTWLHKALGQLRGQLQGKGEEGKHGG encoded by the coding sequence ATGGATGCCGAGCGGCACCGGCTGCGGCGCATCGCCTCGGCCTGCCTGCCCGGAGAGCACGACGTGCTCGAAGCCGTGCAGGAAACGGTGTGCCGGGCCTGGCTCAAGCGTCGCGAGCTGAGTCACCCGGATCACATGGGCACCTGGCTGGTGCGTATCCTGCTGCGCGTCTGCGCCGACGAGCTGAAGCGCAGCCGGAGGCAGCCGGCGCGCGCGGAAACGTCGGAGCTACTGGAGCGGCACAGCCAGGAGGCCGGCCCCCAGACGGACGAAGTCCAGGAGGCCGCTCTGCGGCTCGACTTGGCGGCGGTCGTCGATTCGCTGGAGCCGCCCTATCGGGATGTCGTGCGCATGAAATACCACCGCGACATGACGCTGGCCGAAATTGCCCGCGCGCTGGAGAAGCCGCCGGGCACGGTGAAGACGTGGCTGCACAAGGCGCTCGGACAGCTGCGCGGACAGCTGCAGGGCAAAGGAGAGGAGGGCAAGCATGGCGGATGA
- the rmuC gene encoding DNA recombination protein RmuC, whose amino-acid sequence MDMNTILIAALQLLVLAGIALLLLRRPNSGRGGQEALLRELRAELERLRAELRRESLEQAAQARQEASASARQSREELAAALNATNRMLMANMNDMAQQQKHLLDHFSERLSELTRVSETKLELVRGTVEEKLRQLQEDNGRKLEQMRATVDEKLHATLEQRLGESFKLVSDRLELVHQGLGEMKSLASGVGDLRKVLTNVKTRGTLGEIQLGNLLEQTLTVEQYERNAATRRGSSERVEFAVRIPDKHNPKQWLYLPIDSKFPIEDYQRLLDALDADDHAAAAECSKLLDARIKAEAKSIQAKYLDPPNTTDFGIMFLPVEGLFAEVLRRPGLWEYVQREHRVVIAGPTTLTALLNSLQMGFQTLAIQQRSSEVWQVLGAVKTEFGKFGDLLDKTQKKLQEASNSIDAASVRSRAIERKLRKVQELPAGEAPDLLLEAAGD is encoded by the coding sequence ATGGATATGAACACGATCCTCATCGCGGCGCTGCAGCTGCTCGTGCTGGCCGGCATCGCCCTGCTGCTGCTTCGGCGCCCGAACAGCGGCCGGGGCGGGCAGGAGGCTCTCCTCCGCGAGCTGCGCGCGGAGCTGGAGCGGCTGCGGGCGGAGCTGCGCCGGGAGAGCTTGGAGCAGGCGGCGCAGGCGCGCCAGGAAGCTTCCGCCTCGGCCCGGCAGAGCCGCGAGGAGCTGGCCGCCGCGCTGAATGCGACGAACCGCATGCTCATGGCCAATATGAACGACATGGCCCAGCAGCAGAAGCATCTGCTGGATCACTTTTCCGAACGGCTCTCCGAGCTGACCCGCGTCAGCGAGACCAAGCTGGAGCTCGTGCGCGGCACGGTGGAGGAGAAGCTGCGCCAGCTGCAGGAGGACAACGGACGCAAGCTCGAGCAGATGCGCGCGACCGTGGACGAGAAGCTGCACGCGACGCTGGAGCAGCGGCTCGGCGAGTCGTTCAAGCTCGTCAGCGACCGGCTGGAGCTCGTGCATCAGGGGCTCGGCGAGATGAAGAGCCTGGCGAGCGGCGTCGGCGACTTGCGCAAGGTGCTGACGAACGTCAAGACGCGCGGCACGCTCGGCGAGATTCAGCTCGGCAACCTGCTGGAGCAGACGCTGACCGTGGAGCAGTACGAGCGCAACGCCGCCACGCGGCGCGGCAGCAGCGAGCGGGTGGAGTTCGCGGTGCGCATCCCGGACAAGCACAACCCCAAGCAGTGGCTGTACCTGCCGATCGACTCGAAGTTCCCGATCGAGGACTACCAGCGGCTGCTCGACGCGCTGGACGCCGACGACCACGCGGCAGCGGCCGAATGCTCCAAGCTGCTCGACGCCCGCATCAAGGCGGAGGCCAAGAGCATCCAGGCCAAATATCTCGATCCGCCGAACACGACCGACTTCGGCATCATGTTCCTTCCCGTGGAAGGGCTGTTCGCGGAGGTGCTGCGGCGGCCGGGCCTGTGGGAATACGTCCAGCGCGAGCATCGCGTCGTCATCGCCGGTCCGACGACGCTCACGGCGCTGCTCAACAGCCTGCAGATGGGCTTCCAGACGCTGGCGATCCAGCAGCGCTCGAGCGAGGTGTGGCAGGTGCTCGGCGCGGTCAAGACGGAATTCGGCAAGTTCGGCGACCTGCTCGACAAGACGCAGAAGAAGCTGCAGGAGGCGAGCAATTCGATCGATGCCGCCTCGGTGCGTTCGCGCGCGATCGAGCGCAAGCTGCGCAAGGTGCAGGAGCTGCCGGCCGGCGAAGCGCCGGATCTGCTGCTCGAGGCGGCCGGTGATTAG
- a CDS encoding SLOG family protein — MGGIVNLLATGYRAHELNIFNQKHEAIPYIKAAAASRLVPLLEDGLEWLLSPGGYGFDLWAVEAALELKRDYPQLKISILTAYANVDEKWKDDRKLYYEELLRRVDHHASVSKQPYEGVWQLTARDSLLVRKSDAMLLFYDEEMGEGSPRYFKERALKRQEAGDEYPLLTISAETVQSIADDARSAAFD; from the coding sequence ATGGGCGGCATCGTGAATCTGCTCGCGACCGGGTATCGGGCGCATGAGCTGAACATTTTCAACCAGAAGCATGAGGCGATCCCTTACATCAAGGCGGCGGCGGCGAGCCGGCTCGTGCCGCTGCTGGAGGACGGCCTCGAGTGGCTGCTGTCGCCGGGAGGCTACGGCTTCGACCTGTGGGCGGTCGAAGCGGCGCTGGAGCTGAAGCGGGATTATCCGCAGCTCAAGATATCGATTCTGACCGCCTACGCGAACGTCGACGAGAAGTGGAAGGACGACCGCAAGCTGTATTACGAGGAGCTTCTGCGGCGGGTGGACCACCATGCCAGCGTCAGCAAGCAGCCGTATGAGGGCGTTTGGCAGCTGACCGCCCGCGACAGCCTGCTCGTGCGCAAGAGCGACGCCATGCTGCTCTTTTACGACGAGGAGATGGGCGAGGGCAGTCCGCGCTACTTCAAGGAGCGCGCGCTGAAGCGCCAGGAGGCGGGCGACGAGTATCCGCTGCTCACGATTTCGGCGGAGACGGTGCAGAGCATCGCCGACGACGCGCGGAGCGCGGCGTTCGACTAG